One Belonocnema kinseyi isolate 2016_QV_RU_SX_M_011 chromosome 6, B_treatae_v1, whole genome shotgun sequence genomic region harbors:
- the LOC117175512 gene encoding uncharacterized protein LOC117175512 encodes MLVNCLIRHCVIFVRQRAKVVQQLMGSLPDFRTVNCRPFTHSGVDYAGPFQIRFAPGRGQRSYKGYVALFVCCVTRAIHLELVSDYTSQSFLLAYKRFIARRRIPAHIYSDNGTTFQGADRILRENAAQLRRDPNLVNFLSVEGTTWHFIPPAASNFGGPWEAGVKHLKHHLRRGVGSHTLTFEEFFTTLSQVEACLSSRPIGTHSEDPNYSSYITPGHF; translated from the coding sequence ATGTTGGTAAATTGTCTCATACGTCATTGCGTCATTTTTGTACGTCAGAGAGCTAAGGTTGTTCAACAATTAATGGGTAGCTTACCTGATTTTCGCACTGTGAATTGTAGACCATTCACACACTCTGGTGTGGACTACGCCGGTCCCTTCCAGATTCGCTTTGCTCCAGGTAGAGGACAAAGGAGTTATAAGGGTTACGTAGCTCTTTTTGTTTGTTGTGTAACCAGAGCTATTCATCTAGAGCTAGTATCAGACTATACTTCTCAGAGCTTCTTATTGGCCTACAAGCGTTTTATCGCGCGTAGAAGAATACCTGCTCACATTTACAGCGATAATGGTACCACCTTTCAAGGCGCTGATCGAATATTAAGAGAAAACGCGGCTCAATTACGTCGAGACCcgaatcttgttaattttttatcgGTCGAGGGAACTACGTGGCATTTTATTCCACCCGCCGCCTCTAACTTTGGTGGTCCTTGGGAAGCAGGGGTGAAACATCTGAAACATCATTTACGTAGAGGTGTTGGATCACATACTTTAACGTTTGAAGAGTTCTTTACCACTTTATCTCAAGTAGAAGCTTGCCTCAGTTCCAGACCAATTGGAACACATTCTGAAGATCCCAATTATTCCTCTTATATCACTCCAGGGCATTTTTGA